The following proteins are encoded in a genomic region of Trypanosoma brucei gambiense DAL972 chromosome 8, complete sequence:
- a CDS encoding lipoate biosynthesis protein, putative, whose product MRAARLFLRPTISLLDFVNRHGASIRSDRLLSDKQRSVALISNSDVIYDNLATEEALLRGVVLRRQEALLLMYVNKPCVVVGRNQNIFSEVALRAAHHDGVSIARRNSGGGAVYHDLGNVSFSVFTHRDTYEPKRSIQLLRWHLCREFGIGPERITTTKRHDLFLDEMKITGSAMRVQRDIACHHFTLLVSSSGSRLGKYLKREGDYISFTTAAVGSVCSRTTTLKEAGVLTDSASADPVNFILRSMAGFFVEHSWDILAHKAPWETNPLNFGDNVDTVESKRTRECRETAAVFTLDTTKAIADGTVMIDGENRRPCAGASKTVREECVRLQSLGWLFNMPKFETRVAITLADILASEETFSKHAALPPSLIAWLLQSCTRVDIITLIENRRVTSITAYWIKQGEPAPEQPWFSCLLRYLVEGRYVDNVFADMGGKCSVLAAAIDLECSQIISGLPAIIPQLSAGGSRNGEAVGSVISLAEERERSHDVIQRFLQAVLDVWRRKNVFYPISY is encoded by the coding sequence ATGCGCGCTGCCAGACTGTTTCTGCGCCCCACGATATCTCTATTGGATTTTGTGAACCGCCACGGCGCTTCAATTCGTTCTGACCGGCTGCTATCGGACAAACAGCGAAGCGTGGCACTCATATCGAACTCGGATGTCATTTATGACAATCTCGCCACTGAGGAGGCACTTCTGCGTGGTGTCGTTCTACGGCGGCAGGAGGCCCTTCTCCTCATGTACGTTAACAAACCTTGTGTGGTTGTCGGGCGCAACCAAAACATATTCTCTGAAGTTGCTCTGCGAGCAGCACATCACGATGGCGTGAGCATTGCGCGCCGCAATTCCGGTGGTGGTGCAGTTTACCATGATTTGGGAAATGTCAGTTTTTCTGTGTTCACTCATCGTGACACTTATGAACCGAAGCGATCTATTCAGCTGTTACGCTGGCACCTTTGCCGAGAATTCGGAATCGGCCCCGAGCGAATCACAACGACGAAGAGACACGATTTATTTCTCGACGAAATGAAGATCACGGGTTCAGCAATGCGCGTTCAGAGGGATATTGCTTGCCATCACTTTACATTATTGGTTTCCTCGTCAGGTAGTCGGTTAGGTAAATACTTGAAGCGCGAGGGGGATTACATATCCTTCACCACGGCGGCTGTGGGATCTGTCTGCTCGCGCACGACAACACTAAAGGAAGCCGGTGTTCTGACCGATTCGGCAAGCGCAGACCCCGTTAATTTCATCTTAAGATCCATGGCGGGATTCTTTGTTGAGCACTCGTGGGATATTTTGGCGCATAAGGCTCCATGGGAGACTAACCCTCTGAACTTTGGCGATAACGTGGACACGGTGGAGTCAAAGCGAACTCGCGAATGCAGGGaaactgctgctgtttttacgCTGGACACTACCAAAGCCATAGCGGACGGAACGGTGATGATCGATGGTGAAAACAGACGTCCCTGCGCCGGGGCATCCAAAACAGTGCGCGAGGAATGTGTGCGTCTGCAATCTCTCGGTTGGCTTTTTAACATGCCTAAGTTTGAAACGCGCGTTGCGATCACATTAGCGGACATCCTTGCATCGGAGGAGACCTTCTCTAAACATGCAGCTCTTCCCCCTTCATTAATAGCGTGGTTATTACAGTCGTGCACACGTGTGGACATTATCACACTCATTGAAAATCGCCGTGTGACATCCATAACGGCTTATTGGATAAAACAAGGGGAGCCGGCGCCGGAGCAGCCATGGTTCTCTTGCCTGCTTCGGTACTTAGTTGAGGGCAGGTACGTTGATAACGTATTTGCTGATATGGGGGGAAAATGTTCGGTTTTGGCGGCGGCAATTGATTTGGAGTGCTCACAAATTATTAGTGGTTTGCCCGCTATTATTCCCCAGCTTTCTGCTGGTGGTTCCAGAAATGGTGAGGCTGTGGGCTCTGTAATCTCTTTGGCGGAAGAAAGAGAACGCAGTCACGATGTCATCCAACGTTTTCTACAAGCTGTGTTGGATGTCTGGCGCCGTAAAAACGTCTTCTACCCCATAAGTTATTAA
- a CDS encoding cation-transporting ATPase, putative, whose amino-acid sequence MITKNSIIKEIKLLRHRHWSAWPIIWPFVPLYAVIFTLHLNPEIAWDRTTYLVHGTYINFFHAVCIPIVIFFHGLLSLFTIWSVRFRSLVQFHCVPPKEVDTATHVYVCTKEFKGESEIVPLVHASSDHPCCFVFQQRKWKLDAVTEQFVKPRFPTKDNLSMYFAWEGLATTADRSKQLDMFGRNETEVVIPDFQTLLVDHALAPFFVFQMFCVLLWCLDQYWYYSLFTAVMLVAMECTIVMQRIRNMKTLRSMAEVPVRQVTVLRAGREVSVKTTELLPMDLMVVDNNAPCPADVILVRGTCIVNEAMLTGESTPQLKEAIDAANLPLEMKKHARHLLYSGTQLLLSNGPHGQSDTDRGRALAVVLKTGFETKQGKLLRTILHSQERASENNGEAFGFIGLLLVFALMASGYLLKRGLEDPNRDRWKLFLACIQIITAVVPPELPMELTLAVNTALLGLVKQNVFCTEPFRIPYAGKVDTCCFDKTGTLTTDEMLFSGVDMADGKGLLNTLKTVPPKAELVLVTCHSLLQLEGTDTVAGDAMEKASLGALGYRVNIDDTVVYDPPAQKEDIKGKSTTGSSKNETSGSSKSQNRKNNSGFEKQYKILVRFPFLANLRRMPCIVSAPDGKYVVAKGSPEAIAQLCESIPPDFHSVANAHAIKGYRVIALAYRPLKEEERSKEAIHNMDREDCEKNLIFAGLAVFQCPLKKDAKDTIEMLQSGSHRCVIITGDSVQTAISVGRDVTILKCRQQLVASSMKKKGNGEDEVDDCIVWTDAATGKEVNLDRRSILAKTFVQTRRHKVPSDDEWDLCVNAESIPTTTLATLIAQYSEHIAVWARCAPTHKEDIVTDLKQREHMVLMAGDGTNDVGALKQAHAGIAVLNATSMDASQNVGGSGEHNSNEPHNEPDVPKDHKIPPGFKLTVVPPAPSADAPFMEQVRHKMAQARRKAEIVQIARWNKQLEESKKSRETAEAGKVVSQPEMNAPASDFLMESIFNADDADMGGAPQVKLGDASIAAPFTCRSRALTSVCDIVRLGRSTLVTTLQMYKILALNCLTSAYSMSVLQMDGVKHGESQMILSGIILTVCFLCMSKSQPMPTLCPQRPITKVFHPYMMCTIFMQFGLHLYSMVETVRLVEEADAEGVATMRQAGAEGEFKPTLLNSAMFLLTTLIGGVTFAVNYRGEPFMQSIRKNRPMFYSLVVLALAVFYFASEMDPTLNQSFEIVAFPSKEFRERFLQILLMDALGCFVIEGLSLKLLTEYD is encoded by the coding sequence ATGATAACAAAAAATTCCATAATCAAAGAGATCAAGCTGTTGCGCCACCGGCACTGGTCGGCATGGCCAATTATCTGGCCATTCGTACCTCTCTATGCCGTGATATTCACGTTGCACCTCAACCCGGAGATTGCGTGGGACCGCACGACATACCTTGTGCACGGGACGTACATCAACTTCTTTCACGCTGTTTGTATACCTAtcgtaatattttttcacgGGCTGCTCTCACTATTTACGATATGGTCTGTGCGGTTCCGATCACTTGTTCAGTTCCACTGTGTACCCCCAAAGGAGGTCGATACTGCCACGCATGTTTACGTTTGTACAAAGGAATTCAAGGGTGAGTCAGAGATTGTGCCTTTGGTTCATGCATCGAGTGATCACCCGTGTTGCTTTGTGTTTCAGCAACGCAAATGGAAATTGGATGCGGTAACGGAGCAATTTGTGAAGCCTCGGTTTCCAACAAAGGACAATCTCTCCATGTATTTCGCATGGGAGGGACTTGCTACAACCGCTGACCGCAGTAAGCAACTTGACATGTTTGGGCGAAATGAGACAGAGGTGGTAATACCTGACTTCCAAACACTTTTGGTGGACCACGCGCTGGCAccgttttttgtgtttcaaaTGTTTTGTGTTCTTCTTTGGTGTCTGGATCAGTACTGGTACTATTCCCTCTTCACCGCTGTGATGCTGGTGGCTATGGAATGCACCATTGTCATGCAACGGATCAGAAATATGAAAACATTGCGCAGCATGGCCGAAGTGCCTGTTCGCCAGGTGACGGTACTGCGTGCAGGGAGGGAAGTGAgtgtaaaaacaacagagcTTCTACCAATGGATTTGATGGTAGTTGATAATAACGCACCTTGCCCTGCTGATGTTATTTTGGTCCGCGGCACATGCATTGTGAATGAGGCAATGCTTACGGGTGAGTCGACACCGCAGTTGAAAGAGGCAATTGACGCTGCGAATCTTCCACTGGAGATGAAGAAGCATGCGCGTCATCTTCTTTACTCAGGCACACAGCTACTGCTCAGTAACGGTCCGCACGGCCAGAGCGACACAGACCGCGGAAGAGCTTTGGCTGTTGTACTCAAGACGGGATTCGAAACTAAACAGGGAAAGCTTCTGCGCACCATACTTCACAGCCAGGAACGGGCCAGTGAAAACAATGGGGAGGCTTTTGGTTTCATCGGACTGCTTCTTGTCTTTGCGTTGATGGCTTCTGGCTACCTCCTCAAGCGTGGACTCGAAGACCCCAATCGCGATCGGTGGAAGCTTTTTCTTGCGTGCATTCAAATTATCACCGCTGTCGTACCACCTGAGCTTCCTATGGAACTTACACTGGCTGTCAACACTGCCCTACTTGGTCTTGTCAAACAAAACGTATTCTGTACTGAACCATTCCGCATTCCATATGCTGGCAAAGTGGACACATGTTGCTTTGACAAGACTGGGACTCTCACCACAGATGAAATGCTCTTTAGTGGTGTTGACATGGCAGATGGCAAAGGACTTTTGAATACACTCAAAACAGTTCCACCCAAAGCCGAATTAGTGCTAGTCACATGCCACTCTCTACTTCAACTTGAGGGCACGGACACAGTCGCTGGTGATGCTATGGAAAAGGCGTCACTCGGAGCCCTTGGCTACAGGGTAAACATTGATGACACTGTGGTGTACGACCCACCGGCTCAAAAGGAGGACatcaaagggaaaagtaCCACCGGTAGTAGTAAGAATGAAACCTCTGGCTCAAGCAAGTCCCAAAATCGAAAAAATAACAGCGGTTTCgaaaaacaatacaaaatACTTGTAAGGTTTCCGTTCCTGGCAAACCTGAGGcgtatgccatgtattgtaaGTGCTCCGGACGGAAAGTATGTTGTGGCTAAGGGGTCGCCGGAAGCCATTGCTCAACTGTGTGAAAGCATACCTCCGGACTTTCATTCTGTAGCTAATGCACACGCCATTAAGGGCTATCGCGTTATCGCACTTGCGTATCGTCCCCTTAAGGAGGAAGAGCGGTCAAAGGAAGCCATTCACAACATGGACCGAGAGGATTGTGAGAAGAATTTGATATTTGCTGGACTTGCTGTTTTTCAGTGTCCACTCAAGAAAGATGCCAAAGACACTATTGAAATGCTTCAGAGTGGAAGTCACCGTTGTGTTATTATTACGGGCGACAGCGTACAAACGGCTATATCGGTGGGAAGGGACGTAACAATACTAAAGTGTCGCCAACAACTTGTTGCCAGcagtatgaaaaaaaagggcaatgGAGAGGACGAAGTCGATGATTGTATTGTATGGACCGACGCGGCTACAGGGAAAGAGGTAAACCTTGATCGTCGCAGCATCCTTGCGAAAACATTTGTACAAACAAGGCGGCACAAAGTTCCTTCGGATGATGAGTGGGATCTCTGCGTAAATGCGGAGTCAATACCAACTACGACTTTGGCTACCCTCATTGCGCAATACAGCGAACACATAGCAGTGTGGGCCCGTTGCGCACCCACGCATAAGGAAGATATTGTTACTGATCTTAAGCAAAGGGAGCACATGGTGCTTATGGCGGGTGATGGTACAAATGATGTTGGCGCCCTCAAGCAGGCGCATGCGGGCATAGCCGTTCTCAACGCCACGTCGATGGACGCGTCCCAAAACGTTGGAGGCAGCGGAGAGCATAACTCTAATGAGCCACACAATGAACCTGATGTCCCCAAAGATCATAAAATTCCCCCGGGTTTTAAGTTGACGGTCGTTCCTCCGGCTCCATCGGCTGATGCACCGTTCATGGAGCAGGTAAGGCATAAAATGGCCCAAGCCCGTCGCAAGGCGGAAATTGTTCAGATCGCTCGCTGGAACAAACAACTGGAGGAGAGCAAAAAGTCGAGGGAAACGGCAGAGGCAGGAAAGGTTGTTTCCCAACCTGAGATGAATGCTCCCGCTTCTGACTTTCTTATGGAGTCCATTTTTAACGCTGACGATGCGGATATGGGAGGAGCACCGCAAGTTAAGTTGGGTGATGCTTCCATAGCCGCTCCCTTCACGTGTCGCTCCAGGGCGCTGACATCCGTTTGCGATATTGTCCGCCTCGGTCGTAGCACACTCGTAACAACGCTGCAAATGTACAAGATTCTCGCTCTTAACTGTCTCACTTCTGCGTATTCAATGTCCGTGCTGCAAATGGATGGTGTGAAACACGGTGAAAGTCAAATGATTCTGTCAGGTATTATTCTCACAGTTTGCTTCCTGTGCATGTCGAAAAGTCAACCAATGCCCACACTCTGTCCTCAGAGACCGATCACGAAGGTGTTCCACCCTTACATGATGTGCACCATTTTTATGCAGTTTGGCTTGCACTTATATAGCATGGTGGAAACCGTGCGGTTGGTGGAGGAGGCAGATGCGGAGGGCGTGGCAACGATGAGGCAAGCGGGTGCTGAAGGGGAGTTCAAGCCAACTTTACTGAATTCGGCAATGTTCTTACTTACCACACTTATTGGTGGTGTCACATTTGCTGTTAATTACAGGGGCGAGCCTTTCATGCAGAGTATCAGAAAGAATAGACCAATGTTTTACTCGTTGGTCGTATTGGCTCTTGCTGTCTTTTACTTCGCCTCAGAAATGGATCCTACCTTAAATCAATCGTTCGAGATTGTAGCTTTCCCCTCCAAGGAATTTCGCGAACGCTTTCTTCAAATCCTTCTGATGGATGCTCTTGGCTGCTTTGTTATCGAAGGATTGAGTCTGAAACTTCTGACGGAGTATGATTGA
- a CDS encoding PPIase, putative: MSDKLRAAHLLVKFSGSRNPVSRRTGDSTADVTYEDAIKELQKWSQRIASGEVSFEEAASQRSDCGSYASGGDLGFFSSGEMMKPFEDAVRALKIGDISPIVQTDSGLHIIKRLA; this comes from the coding sequence ATGTCCGACAAGCTGAGAGCAGCTCACCTGCTGGTGAAATTCAGTGGCAGCCGCAATCCGGTTTCGCGTCGTACTGGAGATTCTACTGCAGATGTGACATACGAGGACGCCATCAAGGAACTGCAGAAGTGGTCGCAACGCATTGCCTCTGGAGAGGTGAGTTTTGAAGAGGCGGCTTCACAACGCAGTGACTGTGGAAGTTACGCTTCTGGAGGGGATTTGGGTTTCTTTTCTAGTGGGGAGATGATGAAGCCGTTTGAAGATGCCGTTCGGGCCCTCAAGATTGGCGATATAAGCCCTATTGTTCAAACTGACAGTGGGTTGCACATTATCAAGAGGCTCGCGTGA
- a CDS encoding DNA repair and recombination helicase protein PIF1, putative, which translates to MWDGPLRSRQNLRTVAKLRSSGCPLTQSAIHPTTTSPSEGETASEILQGQASAGYIEEQQLPATSSQLEMSGDSNAASDNNVVIMTKRQRDDLSQASQAEVLSRLRTEDAQGPAENNGAQSDLALHSCDMEERVDSSKLNLNHVTVNKHSPPASKSAGISQQNDDGGCGASENVNNTTTAASKQRGKLLLDSSSSNCTPKQQAQQAVTQVPEWELSHEQERIFDIVVNHRRSVFLTGGAGTGKSHLLRAIIAALPLSTTFVTATTGLAALNLGGTTLHSFSGCGFVDQHTSTHQMVYRNVLGRKKARANWRKCRVLVVDEVSMLDAWFFDMLEYVARHIRGCRKPFGGIQLVLSGDFLQLPPVNKHSPKQETRLCFEAKSWPRVNPLVCTLSHQFRQKDKEFFSLLNEVRVGALTAPSLGLLSSLSVITTVSFVDEEKLKLKREVGAEAVDIITDSKGRTRRQRQDGFTILRARRSEVDAINTEKFGELDTEIYSYKGAHRGEGHFPSDLPSTVSVRAGCRVMLLANLDLSAGLANGSIGTVESFVSSKLHQTANPSTKDDLQHLADHMMLPVVRFDHKGKQGPGDGGGAAAGRLVVIEPHRWTMRQGDSDVSCSIQIPLQLAYAITIHKSQGMSLSHVNVDFAGIFEEGQAYVALSRCTDVANLVIENFDAQRVNPNIKALAYYRALEFVGTEHREAEKKLIDNGNKMNPWGPYDVEDFEASDDDNGGAVKKEVVENLTYDAENISCMVEQFRQRYMPQYIMFSTLRRRVLSNTEDAARVKGALLVMDTTSLLALTNMTGPTSLYQTIFTERGNMMRVPRVVKEELLFLASTDVKEVSSVTTPTLHSFCSTCSSTPCSTGFSYDFVEVVSCALSIMENAKCDFLLDEQREGEANSLPPVIQEWRSLSPLLMLNSSPDTGEKDAPSVIGFGERSREQHHSTLMFASFLVSRYSGNGAVYVCTETVELAARALAIGLRVCSIAYLCNRPRRVN; encoded by the coding sequence ATGTGGGATGGGCCGCTACGAAGTCGCCAGAACCTGCGTACAGTTGCGAAGCTTCGGTCGTCTGGTTGTCCCCTCACCCAATCTGCCATACATCCCACAACTACTTCCCCTTCCGAGGGGGAAACCGCATCTGAAATTCTTCAAGGTCAGGCGTCTGCTGGTTATATCGAAGAGCAACAGTTACCTGCCACCAGCTCTCAGTTGGAGATGAGCGGTGACAGCAACGCAGCCAGTGACAACAATGTGGTTATTATGACGAAGCGGCAACGTGACGACTTGTCTCAAGCTAGCCAGGCTGAGGTTCTGTCTCGTTTGCGCACGGAAGATGCTCAAGGGCCCGCAGAAAACAACGGAGCACAATCTGATTTGGCGTTGCATTCCTGCGACATGGAAGAGCGAGTTGATTCTAGTAAACTGAACCTGAATCACGTTACCGTTAATAAGCATTCTCCACCAGCATCGAAATCCGCCGGAATTTCGCAGCAGAACGATGATGGGGGATGCGGAGCTTCGGAGAACGtcaacaacaccaccactgcAGCGTCGAAACAGAGAGGAAAGCTTTTACTTGACTCGTCTTCGTCTAATTGCACCCCAAAACAACAGGCCCAACAAGCTGTCACACAAGTGCCGGAATGGGAGCTGTCTCACGAACAAGAGCGTATCTTTGATATTGTCGTAAACCACCGCCGCTCCGTATTTCTTACTGGTGGTGCAGGTACGGGCAAGTCCCACCTCCTTCGTGCAATCATTGCTGCACTACCACTTTCCACCACCTTCGTCACCGCAACGACCGGGTTAGCGGCACTTAATTTGGGTGGGACGACACTGCACAGTTTTTCAGGATGTGGCTTCGTTGACCAACATACCAGCACACATCAAATGGTATATAGAAATGTTCTTGGACGAAAGAAAGCTAGGGCTAATTGGAGAAAGTGCCGCGTGCTCGTTGTGGATGAGGTATCTATGTTGGATGCATGGTTCTTTGACATGTTGGAGTACGTCGCACGGCACATTCGAGGGTGTCGAAAGCCCTTTGGTGGTATTCAGTTGGTGCTATCCGGTGATTTTCTGCAGCTTCCACCGGTAAATAAGCACAGCCCTAAACAAGAAACTCGCCTGTGTTTTGAAGCGAAGTCATGGCCCCGCGTCAACCCGCTGGTGTGCACGTTGTCTCATCAATTCAGGCAGAAGGATAAGGAATTCTTCTCGCTTCTTAACGAAGTTCGTGTTGGCGCCCTAACTGCCCCGTCTCTTGGGTTGTTAAGCTCATTATCGGTCATTACCACTGTATCGTTTGTCGATGAGGAGAAACTGAAGTTGAAACGGGAGGTAGGAGCTGAAGCTGTTGACATTATTACGGACAGTAAGGGTAGAACACGACGACAACGTCAGGATGGTTTCACCATCTTGCGTGCGCGCCGTTCTGAGGTTGATGCCATAAACACAGAAAAGTTTGGTGAACTCGACACAGAGATTTACAGCTACAAGGGGGCGCACCGTGGCGAGGGTCATTTCCCATCTGACTTGCCTTCCACGGTATCCGTGCGAGCTGGTTGCCGCGTGATGCTTCTAGCTAACCTGGATCTTAGTGCCGGTCTGGCGAATGGTAGTATTGGAACCGTCGAAAGTTTCGTTAGCAGCAAATTACATCAGACCGCAAATCCTTCGACGAAGGATGACTTGCAACATTTGGCTGACCACATGATGCTACCAGTAGTTCGCTTCGATCACAAAGGTAAGCAGGGGCCAGgagatggtggtggtgcggCTGCTGGTCGGTTGGTGGTAATTGAACCACATCGATGGACAATGCGTCAAGGCGACTCTGATGTTAGTTGCAGCATTCAGATTCCTCTTCAGTTGGCGTATGCTATTACTATACACAAGTCACAGGGCATGTCTCTTTCGCATGTGAATGTTGACTTCGCCGGTATTTTTGAGGAGGGACAAGCATATGTGGCCCTTTCACGGTGTACTGACGTGGCGAACCTGGTGATTGAAAACTTCGACGCCCAGCGGGTGAATCCCAACATCAAGGCATTAGCATACTACAGGGCACTGGAGTTTGTCGGCACCGAGCATAGggaggcagaaaaaaaacttatcgACAACGGAAACAAAATGAATCCTTGGGGTCCATACGATGTTGAGGATTTCGAAGCCTCGGATGATGATAACGGAGGTGCGGTCAAGAAAGAGGTCGTGGAAAACCTTACCTATGACGCTGAAAATATTTCTTGCATGGTAGAGCAATTCCGCCAGAGATACATGCCGCAATACATTATGTTTTCAACTCTGCGCCGACGAGTCCTGTCCAACACGGAAGATGCGGCACGCGTAAAGGGTGCGTTGTTAGTAATGGACACGACGTCGCTACTAGCGTTAACTAACATGACGGGTCCCACATCATTGTATCAAACAATATTTACTGAACGCGGGAACATGATGAGAGTTCCGCGAGTGGTGAAGGAAGAACTACTGTTCTTGGCGTCGACGGATGTTAAGGAAGTGAGCAGCGTTACGACGCCAACACTTCATAGTTTCTGCAGCACTTGCTCTAGCACTCCATGTTCGACTGGTTTTAGCTATGATTTTGTTGAAGTAGTGAGCTGTGCTCTTAGCATTatggaaaatgcaaaatgtgACTTTCTTTTGGATGAACAGCGTGAGGGCGAGGCTAATTCGCTTCCGCCGGTGATCCAAGAATGGAGGTCACTGTCTCCACTACTAATGCTAAACTCGTCCCCTGATACGGGTGAAAAGGATGCTCCGAGTGTGATCGGATTCGGCGAGCGCTCTCGAGAGCAGCATCACTCCACATTAatgtttgcttctttccttgtAAGCAGGTATAGCGGAAACGGCGCGGTATACGTTTGCACGGAAACCGTTGAGCTCGCGGCGCGGGCATTAGCCATTGGGTTGCGCGTCTGTTCGATCGCGTATTTATGCAATCGCCCCCGAAGGGTGAACTGA